A genomic region of Lysinibacillus sp. 2017 contains the following coding sequences:
- the ileS gene encoding isoleucine--tRNA ligase, which yields MVEYKDTLLMPKTDFPMRGGLPTKEPQIQAQWDEMDINKLVMERTKDRPHFLLHDGPPYANGNIHAGHALNKVIKDMINRHKSMTGFHVNYIPGWDTHGLPIEQALTNKGVKRKEMSVADFRELCEKYAYEQVANQSAQFQRLGVRADWANPYITLKPEFEARQIEVFGKMAEKGYIYKGLKPVYWSPSSESALAEAEIEYKDVESYSIYVAFGIKDSKGVVPADAKFVIWTTTPWTIPANLGISVNPEYTYVVVEANGSKYIVMKDLLEKLAATFGWETYEIVQEVKGQELDMLVAEHPIYKRDSLVMVGDHVTAEAGTGCVHTAPGHGEDDYQIGKRYGLDILSPVDNGGCYTDEAPGFEGLFYEKANPVVIEKLKEEGALLNVSKFSHSYPHDWRTKKPVIFRATPQWFASVEMFRDELLAAVKSTEFTPAWGETRLYNMIRDRGDWVISRQRAWGVPIPIFYAENEEPIITPETIAHISKLFREHGSNIWFQKEVKELLPEGFTHPGSPNGKFTKENDIMDVWFDSGSSHQGVLVERGMKYPADLYLEGSDQHRGWFNSSLITSVAINGHAPYKGLLTHGFVLDGEGRKMSKSLGNTIDPLKVMSQYGADILRMWVASVDYTADVRISMDMLKQVSETYRKVRNTLRFLHGNVTDFNASTDRVAYNDLREMDQYMYMRLQDVIKTIRAAYERYDFSTVYTTVNNFVAIELSSFYLDIAKDVVYIEGTDNKDRRAMQTVMYDTLMALLKVLTPIIPHTTEELWGYVELDDKEQSIQLTDFPEVDEQANFAELRPKWAKIIAVRNEVLKALEEARNVKTIGKSLEAKISVYADSETVELLNDAHINFAQLSIVSQFVIAGSKDAAPAESLVLEKTALVVEKADGEKCDRCWTISETVGTSEAHPTLCKRCADVVENYYA from the coding sequence ATGGTAGAGTATAAAGATACATTATTAATGCCAAAAACAGATTTCCCAATGCGCGGTGGATTACCGACAAAAGAACCACAAATTCAAGCACAGTGGGATGAAATGGATATCAATAAATTAGTGATGGAGCGTACAAAGGATCGCCCACACTTCTTATTACATGATGGCCCCCCATATGCAAATGGTAACATCCATGCAGGTCATGCATTAAACAAAGTAATTAAAGATATGATTAACCGTCATAAATCGATGACTGGTTTCCACGTAAATTATATTCCAGGTTGGGATACACATGGTTTACCAATCGAACAAGCGTTAACAAACAAAGGCGTTAAGCGTAAAGAAATGTCAGTAGCTGATTTCCGTGAACTTTGTGAAAAATATGCATATGAGCAAGTTGCAAACCAAAGTGCACAATTCCAACGCTTAGGTGTTCGTGCGGATTGGGCAAACCCATACATCACATTAAAACCAGAATTCGAAGCACGTCAAATCGAAGTATTTGGTAAAATGGCGGAAAAAGGCTACATCTACAAAGGTTTAAAACCTGTATATTGGTCGCCATCTTCTGAATCAGCATTAGCAGAAGCAGAAATCGAATACAAAGATGTTGAATCGTATTCAATTTATGTAGCATTCGGTATTAAAGATAGCAAAGGTGTCGTACCAGCGGATGCGAAATTCGTGATTTGGACAACAACACCTTGGACAATTCCTGCAAACTTAGGGATCTCAGTAAATCCTGAATACACATATGTTGTAGTCGAAGCAAATGGTTCTAAGTATATCGTCATGAAAGATTTACTAGAAAAATTAGCTGCTACATTTGGTTGGGAAACTTACGAAATCGTCCAAGAAGTAAAAGGCCAAGAGCTTGACATGTTAGTTGCAGAACACCCAATTTACAAACGTGATTCATTAGTAATGGTAGGCGATCATGTAACAGCTGAAGCGGGTACAGGTTGTGTACACACAGCACCAGGTCATGGTGAAGATGACTATCAAATCGGTAAACGTTACGGTTTAGATATTTTATCACCAGTAGATAATGGTGGTTGTTATACAGATGAAGCACCTGGCTTTGAAGGCTTATTCTATGAAAAAGCAAATCCAGTAGTCATTGAAAAATTAAAAGAAGAAGGCGCGTTATTAAATGTGTCTAAGTTCTCTCACTCATACCCACATGACTGGCGTACAAAAAAACCAGTAATTTTCCGTGCAACACCACAATGGTTTGCTTCGGTTGAAATGTTCCGTGATGAGTTACTTGCTGCAGTAAAATCAACAGAATTCACACCTGCATGGGGTGAAACGCGTCTTTACAATATGATTCGTGACCGTGGTGACTGGGTAATTTCTCGTCAACGTGCATGGGGTGTTCCGATTCCAATTTTCTATGCTGAAAACGAAGAACCAATTATCACACCAGAAACAATCGCTCATATTTCAAAATTATTCCGTGAACACGGTTCAAATATTTGGTTCCAAAAAGAAGTAAAAGAATTATTACCTGAAGGCTTTACACATCCAGGTAGCCCGAACGGTAAATTTACAAAAGAAAATGACATTATGGACGTATGGTTCGACTCAGGATCATCTCACCAAGGCGTATTAGTTGAACGCGGTATGAAATATCCTGCTGACCTTTACTTAGAAGGTTCTGACCAACACCGTGGATGGTTCAACTCATCATTAATTACATCTGTTGCGATTAATGGTCATGCACCATATAAAGGCTTATTAACACATGGTTTCGTATTAGACGGTGAAGGCCGTAAAATGTCGAAATCACTTGGTAATACAATTGATCCATTAAAAGTAATGAGCCAATACGGTGCTGATATTCTACGTATGTGGGTAGCATCAGTTGACTATACAGCCGACGTTCGTATTTCTATGGATATGTTAAAACAGGTTTCTGAAACTTACCGTAAAGTACGTAACACATTACGTTTCTTACATGGTAACGTAACAGATTTCAATGCATCAACTGACCGTGTAGCGTACAATGATTTACGTGAAATGGATCAATACATGTACATGCGCCTACAAGATGTTATTAAAACAATTCGCGCTGCATATGAACGTTATGACTTCTCAACAGTTTATACAACAGTAAATAACTTCGTAGCAATCGAACTTTCTTCATTCTACTTAGATATTGCAAAAGACGTTGTATACATCGAAGGTACTGATAACAAAGATCGTCGTGCAATGCAAACGGTTATGTATGATACATTAATGGCGTTACTAAAAGTATTAACACCAATCATTCCGCATACTACAGAAGAATTATGGGGCTATGTAGAATTAGATGATAAAGAACAATCAATTCAATTAACAGATTTCCCAGAAGTAGATGAACAAGCAAACTTTGCTGAATTACGTCCAAAATGGGCTAAAATTATCGCTGTTCGTAACGAAGTGTTAAAAGCGTTAGAAGAAGCACGTAACGTTAAAACAATCGGTAAATCATTAGAAGCGAAAATTTCAGTTTATGCAGATAGTGAAACAGTGGAATTATTAAATGATGCACACATTAACTTTGCTCAATTGTCAATCGTTTCACAATTTGTAATCGCTGGTAGCAAAGATGCAGCTCCTGCTGAAAGCTTAGTACTAGAGAAAACAGCTTTAGTCGTAGAAAAAGCAGATGGTGAAAAATGTGACCGTTGTTGGACAATTTCAGAAACAGTTGGTACTTCTGAAGCACATCCTACTTTATGTAAACGTTGTGCAGATGTAGTCGAAAACTATTACGCATAA
- a CDS encoding AzlC family ABC transporter permease produces the protein MQGVKDCIPTLLGYISIGVAFGVVGIASGISVLEVFLLSVLVYAGSAQFIFCGLYLAGAPVTAVIVTIFIVNLRHLLMSLTIAPYFTKHSTLRNIGFGTLLTDETFGVSVVAASKEKRLGGKWMDGLNITAYTTWIAACTIGGVIGQWLPDPEKWGLDYALVAMFIALLVLTLESIPREKLMHYLKLIVFMVMSMYGMMYVMPGHLAVLLSTLVIATIGVATEK, from the coding sequence ATGCAAGGTGTTAAAGATTGCATTCCAACGCTTCTTGGCTATATAAGCATTGGCGTTGCATTTGGTGTAGTTGGGATTGCATCAGGGATATCTGTGCTTGAAGTATTTTTATTGTCCGTACTTGTTTATGCGGGATCGGCACAATTTATTTTTTGCGGACTTTATTTAGCTGGCGCACCTGTTACAGCAGTCATTGTGACAATCTTCATCGTAAATTTACGTCATTTGCTCATGTCACTAACGATTGCTCCGTATTTTACGAAACACTCGACTTTGCGAAATATTGGCTTTGGTACATTATTAACGGATGAAACTTTTGGTGTATCCGTAGTAGCTGCAAGTAAAGAAAAACGTCTTGGTGGCAAATGGATGGATGGACTAAACATTACCGCCTATACAACTTGGATTGCTGCATGTACGATTGGAGGCGTCATTGGACAGTGGTTACCTGATCCAGAAAAATGGGGCTTGGACTATGCACTTGTAGCAATGTTTATAGCATTACTTGTTTTAACATTAGAGAGTATTCCGAGAGAAAAACTAATGCATTACTTAAAACTTATCGTCTTCATGGTCATGAGTATGTATGGAATGATGTACGTTATGCCTGGGCATCTGGCAGTGCTTCTTTCGACATTGGTTATTGCGACGATTGGGGTGGCTACAGAAAAATGA
- a CDS encoding AzlD domain-containing protein — translation MTTSLAMMLLILGCALVTWLPRILPFVLVKNMKLPAIVLRWLAYIPICILSALVIEGLFEKQAHVVTIQWVNVVTFIPTLVVALLTKSLSKTVIAGVVTMAILKYFLT, via the coding sequence ATGACGACCTCTTTAGCAATGATGTTATTAATTTTAGGGTGCGCGTTGGTGACATGGCTGCCGAGAATATTGCCGTTTGTATTAGTAAAAAATATGAAACTACCAGCCATTGTATTACGTTGGCTTGCGTATATTCCAATTTGTATTTTATCAGCATTAGTTATTGAAGGCCTTTTTGAAAAGCAAGCGCACGTTGTAACGATTCAATGGGTGAATGTAGTGACCTTTATCCCTACTTTAGTTGTAGCACTACTAACAAAAAGTTTATCGAAAACAGTTATTGCAGGCGTAGTGACAATGGCGATATTAAAATACTTTCTTACATAG
- the lspA gene encoding signal peptidase II, with the protein MFKYYGLAIFAVILDQWSKWLIVKNMEFGERISIWDPWFGILSHRNRGAAWGMMEGQMWLFTIVTVAVIIAIIYFYHKEAKGKPLFQVSLMLLLGGAVGNFIDRLFRGEVVDFVDVLIPVINYHFPIFNIADAALTIAVVMLFIAIILEEKAGKKKVKK; encoded by the coding sequence GTGTTTAAATATTATGGGTTAGCAATATTTGCAGTCATTCTTGATCAATGGTCTAAATGGCTAATCGTTAAAAATATGGAATTTGGGGAACGTATAAGTATATGGGACCCATGGTTTGGTATTTTATCTCATCGTAATCGTGGTGCGGCTTGGGGAATGATGGAAGGGCAAATGTGGTTGTTCACAATTGTCACTGTCGCAGTCATTATTGCCATTATCTATTTTTATCATAAAGAAGCAAAAGGCAAGCCACTATTTCAAGTTAGCTTAATGTTGTTACTTGGTGGTGCAGTCGGAAACTTTATTGACCGATTATTCCGTGGAGAAGTAGTGGATTTTGTGGATGTATTAATTCCAGTTATCAACTATCACTTCCCGATTTTTAATATCGCAGATGCAGCATTAACAATTGCTGTTGTCATGCTATTTATAGCAATTATTTTAGAAGAAAAAGCAGGAAAGAAAAAGGTGAAAAAATGA
- a CDS encoding RluA family pseudouridine synthase — protein sequence MTVVTLTIEEFAGERIDKALSSMEATWSRSQIGNWLDEERITVNGVYVKPKYKVKQGDVIEVTVPEVVDLEIIPEDLNLEIVYEDADVLVVNKPKGMVVHPAPGHPTGTLVNGLMYHCKDLSGINGVARPGIVHRIDKDTSGLLMVAKNDIAHESLVKQLVEKTVTRKYTALVHGHIAHEKGTIDAPIGRDQKDRQKQAVVDKGKHAVTHFQVVEHFGDFTLVECHLETGRTHQIRVHMNYIGFPLAGDPKYGPKKTIDFNGQVLHAGVLGFVHPVTKEYLEFETPLPEDFQELLTELRAK from the coding sequence ATGACAGTAGTCACATTAACGATAGAAGAATTTGCAGGGGAACGTATTGACAAAGCGCTTTCATCAATGGAAGCAACATGGTCTCGCTCGCAAATCGGAAATTGGCTTGACGAAGAACGCATTACTGTAAATGGCGTGTATGTAAAACCAAAGTATAAAGTAAAACAAGGCGACGTTATTGAAGTAACTGTGCCTGAAGTGGTAGATTTAGAAATCATTCCAGAAGATTTAAATTTAGAAATCGTTTATGAAGATGCAGATGTATTAGTCGTAAACAAACCAAAAGGTATGGTTGTGCATCCAGCACCAGGTCATCCTACAGGTACATTAGTAAATGGTTTAATGTATCATTGCAAAGATTTATCAGGTATTAACGGAGTTGCACGTCCAGGGATTGTGCATCGTATCGATAAAGATACATCGGGTTTACTGATGGTTGCTAAAAATGATATTGCACATGAAAGCTTAGTGAAACAATTAGTAGAAAAAACAGTAACGCGTAAATATACAGCACTTGTTCATGGGCATATTGCACACGAAAAAGGAACGATTGATGCACCGATTGGACGCGACCAAAAGGACCGCCAAAAGCAAGCCGTTGTTGATAAAGGCAAACATGCTGTAACACATTTCCAAGTAGTTGAGCATTTCGGTGACTTCACATTAGTGGAATGTCATTTAGAAACAGGTCGTACGCACCAAATTCGTGTACACATGAATTATATCGGCTTCCCATTAGCGGGAGATCCAAAATATGGTCCGAAGAAAACAATTGATTTTAACGGACAAGTATTACACGCTGGTGTTTTAGGTTTCGTACATCCAGTTACAAAAGAATACTTAGAATTCGAAACACCATTACCAGAAGATTTCCAAGAACTATTAACAGAGTTACGAGCTAAATAA
- the pyrR gene encoding bifunctional pyr operon transcriptional regulator/uracil phosphoribosyltransferase PyrR has product MQHISVLLDAPSMNRAVTRIAHEIIERNKGIDEVIIVGIKTRGAYLAKRLAERIETIEGKAIRTGELDITLYRDDLSTKQVNDQALVQQVDIEYQVSDQKIVLVDDVLYTGRTVRAALDAIMDLGRPSQIQLAVLVDRGHRELPIRADYVGKNIPTAGHERIVVNLVEVDDQDIVQIVKED; this is encoded by the coding sequence ATGCAACATATTTCGGTTTTATTAGATGCTCCATCGATGAACCGTGCCGTTACACGCATTGCTCATGAAATTATCGAACGTAACAAAGGAATTGACGAAGTAATTATCGTTGGGATTAAAACACGTGGCGCTTATTTAGCTAAACGTTTAGCAGAAAGAATTGAAACGATTGAAGGAAAAGCAATTCGCACAGGTGAACTAGATATTACGCTGTATCGTGATGATTTATCAACGAAGCAAGTGAACGACCAAGCACTAGTGCAGCAAGTGGATATTGAATATCAAGTAAGTGACCAAAAAATTGTTCTGGTAGATGATGTCCTGTATACAGGAAGAACAGTACGTGCAGCACTTGATGCCATTATGGATTTGGGAAGACCTTCACAAATTCAATTAGCTGTACTTGTAGATCGTGGGCACCGTGAGTTACCAATCCGAGCAGATTATGTGGGGAAAAATATTCCGACAGCTGGACATGAACGAATTGTCGTCAACTTAGTAGAAGTAGATGACCAAGACATTGTTCAGATAGTTAAAGAAGATTAA
- a CDS encoding solute carrier family 23 protein produces MSSKAVLDINDKPGSIQLVTLSLQHLFAMFGSTILVPTLVGLEPSIALLTSGIATIIFLLITQFKVPAYLGSSFAFISPIITVAGLDASGMSVNPGNAMIGAMVVGVVYAIVALLIKMTGYKWLMALLPPIVVAPVIIVIGLGLAGTAVDMAMNFNEEYNGLHFSAALVTLFTAIIFNVYFKNILSAMPILLGLVIGYLYSLAIGIVDFSPVKDASWFALPNFLIPGVDYDFSITGTILLAMVPVVIVTISEHIGHQLVLGKVVNRNYIKDPGLHRSLLGDGLGTFVSAFIGGPPKTTYGENIGVLAITRVYSVYVIFGAAIAAILVSFLGKVMAVISTIPVSVLGGISILLFGIIASSGLRMFVDNKVDFGNNRNMVIASVILVIGIGGAKIEFGTLVISGMALAAIIGVALNLILPGRDKSTGEIEEIEN; encoded by the coding sequence ATGTCTTCAAAAGCTGTATTAGATATTAATGATAAGCCAGGTAGCATACAACTCGTAACCTTAAGTTTACAACATTTATTTGCCATGTTTGGTTCAACAATTTTAGTGCCAACGTTAGTCGGGTTAGAACCTTCTATCGCATTATTAACAAGTGGTATCGCAACTATTATCTTCTTATTAATTACGCAATTTAAAGTGCCAGCATATTTAGGTTCTTCATTTGCCTTCATCTCACCAATTATTACAGTAGCAGGGTTAGATGCTTCAGGTATGTCAGTTAATCCAGGAAATGCAATGATTGGGGCAATGGTAGTCGGTGTTGTTTATGCCATCGTAGCGTTATTAATTAAAATGACAGGTTACAAATGGTTAATGGCATTGCTTCCGCCAATCGTAGTAGCACCAGTAATTATCGTAATTGGTTTAGGTTTAGCAGGAACGGCAGTAGATATGGCAATGAACTTTAATGAGGAATATAACGGACTACATTTCTCAGCTGCTTTAGTTACATTATTTACAGCCATCATCTTCAATGTATACTTTAAAAATATTTTAAGCGCGATGCCAATTCTTTTAGGCTTAGTCATTGGTTATCTTTATTCTTTAGCAATCGGTATTGTTGACTTCTCTCCAGTGAAGGATGCTTCTTGGTTTGCACTACCTAACTTCTTGATTCCAGGAGTAGATTATGATTTCTCGATTACAGGAACAATCTTACTAGCAATGGTACCCGTCGTGATCGTAACGATTTCAGAACATATTGGTCACCAATTAGTATTAGGAAAAGTAGTAAATCGTAATTATATTAAAGATCCGGGCTTACATCGCTCATTACTAGGTGATGGTTTAGGAACATTTGTCAGTGCGTTTATCGGTGGGCCACCAAAAACAACATACGGTGAAAATATCGGTGTATTAGCAATTACACGTGTGTATTCCGTATATGTAATCTTTGGCGCAGCAATCGCGGCAATCCTAGTTTCATTCTTAGGTAAAGTTATGGCGGTCATTTCAACGATTCCAGTATCTGTATTAGGCGGTATCTCAATTCTATTATTCGGTATCATCGCATCAAGTGGTTTACGAATGTTTGTAGATAACAAAGTGGATTTTGGAAATAACCGCAACATGGTTATCGCATCGGTAATCTTGGTTATCGGTATCGGTGGTGCAAAAATTGAATTCGGTACATTAGTCATATCAGGTATGGCGTTAGCCGCGATTATCGGTGTCGCGTTAAACTTAATACTACCAGGTAGAGACAAAAGTACTGGTGAAATTGAAGAAATAGAAAACTAA
- a CDS encoding aspartate carbamoyltransferase catalytic subunit — MKNLLSMEHLSNEEILGILDRAQDFENGKEPILSRPYNIANLFFEPSTRTKTSFEMAERRVGCTVIPFDASFSSATKGETMYDTVKTLEMIGIDAVVIRDKEDEYYNELLEGINCAVINAGDGAGQHPSQSLLDLYTIRKEFGRFEGLNITIVGDISHSRVAKSNATALQRLGANVQFLCPPAWAGDFEAVHSWDEVLEDSDVIMLLRIQHERHSVSKNFSKDSYHDEFGLTIEREKRMKDGAIIMHPAPVNRDVEIADELVECARSRIFEQVRNGVFTRMAIVETILKGRE, encoded by the coding sequence ATGAAAAATTTATTATCAATGGAACATTTATCGAATGAAGAAATACTAGGTATTTTAGATCGAGCGCAAGACTTCGAAAACGGTAAGGAGCCTATTTTATCGCGCCCATACAACATTGCAAATTTATTTTTTGAACCGAGTACACGTACAAAAACAAGCTTTGAAATGGCGGAACGACGTGTTGGTTGTACTGTTATCCCATTTGATGCAAGCTTCTCAAGTGCAACAAAGGGTGAAACAATGTATGACACGGTCAAAACTTTAGAAATGATCGGCATTGATGCGGTTGTGATTCGTGATAAAGAAGATGAATATTACAACGAACTGCTTGAAGGAATTAACTGTGCAGTCATTAATGCAGGGGACGGAGCGGGACAACATCCATCGCAAAGCTTATTAGACCTTTACACAATTCGTAAAGAGTTCGGTCGATTTGAAGGGCTAAACATTACAATCGTTGGAGATATTTCGCATAGCCGCGTAGCAAAATCCAATGCAACAGCACTGCAAAGACTCGGAGCAAATGTTCAATTTTTATGCCCACCAGCTTGGGCAGGGGATTTTGAAGCTGTCCACAGTTGGGATGAAGTGCTAGAAGATAGTGACGTCATTATGTTACTGCGCATCCAACATGAACGCCATTCAGTGAGCAAAAATTTTTCGAAAGATAGTTACCATGATGAATTTGGTTTAACCATTGAACGAGAAAAACGTATGAAGGACGGCGCGATTATAATGCACCCAGCTCCAGTAAACCGTGATGTTGAAATTGCAGACGAATTAGTAGAATGCGCGCGTTCAAGAATTTTTGAGCAAGTACGAAACGGTGTATTTACACGAATGGCCATCGTAGAGACGATTTTGAAAGGAAGAGAATAA
- a CDS encoding dihydroorotase, with amino-acid sequence MTTVLQNIQLLNEQGELIVSSIVIEDGKIASIGGDIPKDAEVIDGKGNFVSPGFVDVHTHLREPGFEHKETIATGTASAAKGGFTTICAMPNTKPVPDSVENMQLINGLIKDSAVIRVLPYGSLTKDISGEVRTNMDELKANGAVAFSDDGVGIQLASTMYEQMQQAAKLNMVVVAHCEDNSLIYDGVMHEGTRNIELGLPGIPSICESVQIARDVLLAEAAGARYHVCHVSTKESVRAVRDAKAAGIRVTAEVCPHHLLLEEMDIPSDDANWKMNPPLRAVDDKDSLHAALLDGTIDCIATDHAPHTVEEKCCGMVRAPFGIVGFETAFPLLYTNFVETGKWTLKQLVDWMSVKAAQIFDLPYGTLEVGASADFVVIDLNKEQTVDAEGFVTKGRNTPFNGWVAKGWPVMTICEGNIAYQEAE; translated from the coding sequence ATGACAACAGTACTTCAAAATATACAACTATTAAATGAACAAGGTGAATTAATAGTTTCTTCTATTGTAATAGAAGATGGAAAAATCGCTTCAATCGGTGGAGACATTCCAAAAGATGCTGAAGTAATCGATGGAAAGGGAAATTTTGTTTCACCTGGGTTTGTCGATGTTCATACACATCTTCGTGAACCAGGTTTTGAACATAAAGAAACGATTGCAACAGGTACCGCATCAGCAGCAAAAGGTGGATTCACAACAATTTGTGCGATGCCCAATACAAAGCCAGTACCAGATTCAGTAGAAAACATGCAATTAATTAACGGACTAATTAAAGACAGCGCTGTTATTCGCGTCCTACCTTATGGTTCGTTAACTAAAGATATTTCAGGTGAAGTTCGTACGAATATGGACGAATTAAAAGCAAATGGCGCGGTCGCATTTTCGGATGATGGAGTTGGTATTCAATTAGCTTCGACAATGTACGAGCAAATGCAACAAGCCGCAAAATTAAACATGGTCGTTGTTGCGCACTGTGAAGATAACTCACTAATTTATGATGGGGTTATGCACGAAGGTACACGTAATATTGAGCTTGGCTTACCAGGGATTCCATCAATTTGTGAATCCGTACAAATCGCACGTGACGTCCTGCTTGCTGAAGCTGCGGGGGCAAGATATCACGTATGTCACGTATCAACAAAAGAATCGGTTCGTGCTGTACGTGACGCAAAAGCAGCAGGCATCCGTGTAACAGCCGAAGTTTGTCCACACCATTTATTGCTAGAAGAAATGGATATCCCGTCAGACGATGCCAACTGGAAGATGAACCCCCCATTACGTGCAGTAGATGATAAAGATTCATTACACGCAGCACTACTTGATGGCACAATCGACTGCATTGCAACAGACCATGCGCCACATACAGTAGAAGAAAAATGCTGTGGTATGGTTCGCGCACCATTTGGTATTGTTGGTTTCGAAACAGCCTTCCCGCTACTTTACACAAACTTTGTGGAAACTGGTAAGTGGACATTAAAACAATTAGTGGACTGGATGAGCGTGAAAGCAGCACAAATTTTTGACTTACCATATGGCACATTAGAAGTTGGTGCTTCAGCAGATTTCGTAGTAATCGATTTAAATAAAGAGCAAACAGTTGATGCAGAGGGCTTCGTGACAAAAGGCCGCAACACACCATTCAATGGTTGGGTAGCAAAAGGTTGGCCAGTCATGACAATTTGCGAAGGCAACATTGCATATCAGGAGGCAGAATGA
- a CDS encoding carbamoyl phosphate synthase small subunit, producing the protein MKKRLLILEDGTVFTGTAFGSEEASQGEVVFTTGMTGYQETLSDPSFYGQIVTLTYPLIGNYGINRDDFESITPAIRGFVVRELADQPSNWRSDMSLGDYLTSQNIPGIEGIDTRKLTRIIRAKGAVRAILTEADAEIDVEKVVLELQNTPFITHHVHEVSPKAPYPSPGRGKRVVLLDFGMKHGILRELNKRDCDVLVVPYNTTAEQILAMHPDGIMLSNGPGNPEDVTEAIETIKNLIGKVPMFGICLGHQLFSLACGARSFKLPFGHRGGNHPVKDLRTGRTDLTSQNHGYAIDIDSLEGTDLELTHVALNDGTCEGVRHTKYPVFTVQYHPEASPGPEDSNHLFDEFIEMMENEAAKENQHA; encoded by the coding sequence ATGAAAAAACGCTTATTAATTTTAGAAGATGGCACGGTATTTACAGGAACTGCATTTGGTAGTGAAGAAGCGAGTCAAGGTGAAGTTGTATTTACAACAGGGATGACAGGTTACCAAGAAACATTATCTGATCCTTCTTTTTACGGACAAATTGTTACATTAACATACCCACTTATCGGGAACTACGGCATCAACCGTGATGATTTTGAATCCATTACACCAGCCATTCGTGGATTTGTTGTTCGGGAATTAGCCGATCAACCATCAAACTGGCGCTCGGATATGTCATTAGGCGACTATTTAACTTCTCAAAACATTCCTGGTATTGAAGGAATTGATACACGTAAACTAACACGCATCATCCGTGCAAAAGGTGCGGTTCGTGCGATTTTAACAGAAGCAGATGCAGAAATTGATGTAGAAAAAGTAGTTTTAGAATTACAAAATACACCGTTCATTACGCATCATGTACACGAAGTATCACCAAAAGCACCGTACCCATCACCAGGTCGTGGCAAGCGCGTTGTATTACTAGATTTCGGTATGAAGCACGGAATCCTGCGCGAATTAAACAAACGTGACTGTGACGTATTAGTCGTTCCTTATAATACAACAGCAGAGCAAATTTTAGCGATGCACCCAGATGGCATTATGTTGTCTAATGGTCCGGGTAACCCAGAAGATGTAACAGAAGCTATTGAAACAATTAAAAATCTAATCGGAAAAGTCCCAATGTTCGGTATTTGCTTAGGTCACCAGCTCTTCTCATTAGCATGTGGCGCACGAAGCTTCAAATTACCATTCGGTCACCGCGGCGGAAATCACCCAGTAAAAGATTTACGCACAGGTCGAACAGATTTAACATCACAAAACCATGGCTATGCGATCGATATCGATTCATTAGAAGGGACAGATTTAGAATTAACACATGTCGCATTAAATGACGGTACTTGTGAAGGTGTACGCCATACGAAATATCCAGTATTCACCGTTCAATATCACCCAGAGGCTTCACCAGGTCCAGAAGATTCAAATCACTTATTTGATGAATTTATCGAAATGATGGAAAACGAAGCAGCAAAGGAGAATCAACATGCCTAA